A genomic region of Streptosporangium lutulentum contains the following coding sequences:
- a CDS encoding SGNH/GDSL hydrolase family protein encodes MPLSSTPSFALHRSAAPLVMIIGDSFTVGSGPVGGWDSYAAQAARAMGWQLVTAGASGTGFVNPGSVGRTFETSFDKELSWRPPPSLLIISGGHNDREVSPGTVHQAVERLLELVGRRWPRTRVVVIGPIWMAKAPEWSYQVRDAIAVAAEEAKTPFLDPLGRSWGSGATLSDGVHPTYEGHTKIAQWLVGGLRKYGFGPSA; translated from the coding sequence GTGCCCCTGTCCTCCACTCCCTCGTTCGCGTTGCACCGGTCGGCGGCTCCACTGGTCATGATCATCGGTGACAGCTTCACGGTCGGGTCGGGCCCGGTCGGGGGGTGGGACAGCTACGCCGCGCAGGCCGCGCGGGCGATGGGCTGGCAGCTGGTCACGGCGGGCGCGTCCGGAACGGGCTTCGTCAACCCCGGCTCGGTGGGCCGGACCTTCGAGACGTCCTTCGACAAGGAGCTCTCCTGGCGTCCGCCCCCCAGTCTGCTGATCATTTCCGGTGGGCACAACGACCGGGAGGTCAGCCCCGGGACGGTTCATCAGGCGGTCGAGCGCCTGCTGGAGCTGGTCGGCCGCCGATGGCCGCGGACCAGGGTCGTGGTGATCGGTCCCATCTGGATGGCGAAGGCCCCCGAGTGGAGTTACCAGGTGAGGGATGCCATCGCGGTCGCGGCCGAGGAGGCGAAGACGCCCTTCCTGGATCCGCTCGGCCGGAGCTGGGGCAGTGGGGCGACCCTGTCCGACGGCGTCCACCCCACCTACGAGGGCCATACGAAGATCGCGCAGTGGCTGGTCGGCGGGTTGCGCAAGTACGGGTTCGGTCCGAGCGCCTGA
- a CDS encoding alanyl-tRNA editing protein, whose amino-acid sequence MSSDLYGRTRRLELADQNLRSFEAVVLASSPDGIVLSTSAFYPGGGGQPADRGVLLWQGVETRIAGVRKGDDLYLIPVEDDPIPPPGTTVRAAVEDERRSALMRTHSALHVLCGVVFRDFGALVTGGNMEELTARMDFNLPEVPPGFKETVEEACNAEVTADRRIDVRVVPRAEAFAIPDIIRTATNLVPETVEEVRIIDIVGLDCQADGGTHVASTKQIGRIRVAKIESKGKGFRRLRIEVTD is encoded by the coding sequence ATGAGTAGTGACCTCTACGGGCGCACGCGGCGACTCGAACTCGCCGACCAGAACCTGCGCTCCTTCGAAGCTGTGGTCCTGGCGTCGTCGCCCGACGGGATCGTTCTGAGCACGTCGGCATTCTACCCAGGCGGAGGAGGCCAGCCCGCGGATCGCGGAGTTCTCCTCTGGCAGGGAGTGGAGACCCGCATCGCCGGTGTGCGCAAGGGCGACGACCTCTATCTGATTCCGGTCGAGGACGACCCGATCCCCCCGCCGGGGACGACCGTGCGGGCGGCGGTCGAGGACGAGAGACGCTCCGCCCTGATGCGCACCCACTCGGCCCTGCACGTGCTGTGCGGGGTGGTCTTCCGCGACTTCGGCGCCCTCGTCACGGGCGGCAACATGGAAGAGCTGACCGCTCGCATGGACTTCAACCTGCCCGAGGTGCCGCCCGGCTTCAAGGAGACCGTGGAGGAGGCCTGCAACGCGGAGGTCACCGCCGACCGCCGGATCGACGTCCGGGTCGTCCCCCGCGCGGAGGCCTTCGCGATCCCCGACATCATCAGGACCGCCACGAACCTGGTGCCCGAGACGGTGGAGGAGGTACGGATCATCGACATCGTCGGTCTCGACTGCCAGGCCGACGGCGGCACCCACGTCGCCTCCACCAAGCAGATCGGCCGCATCCGGGTCGCCAAGATCGAGAGCAAGGGCAAGGGCTTCCGCCGCCTCCGCATCGAGGTGACGGACTAG
- a CDS encoding sensor histidine kinase — protein sequence MRLPPRPRSIQARYTTIVTALLLVVLVVVSVSSDLAIRYRIQDDVFKNAERVAGQWSAAARDRTVPAPIPASAGADLVQLVDARGTVLGASRHAWGRPPLSTIRPPADDRFQRLTGNGLMLMAIRISPAADAPVVYAGIAEPPLLGGHLLEFYLAAGALALLGLAGWMTWWTVGRTLRPVAAIRARMAEITVGDASLRVPVPQGEDEFALLARTANQSLERLEGAVEQQRQFASTTSHELRTPITGLRMQLEEALLYPGEVDPMESIQGALTATGRLEAIVNDLLLLARLRVAEPAARELIDLGRLVTEEATQGTGVPVHVHAASGVWVSGSQIRLIRVIGNLLSNARRHAATGVEISVGAVGDHAVVTVLDDGAGIAPGDRERVFERFTRLADGRRRDSGGSGLGLAISRDIAEAHHGTLRIEDSTRGARFVLRLPLLHAGRTAGNQPVEPDSSEELTGTDRPKPAGTSRPAGQGAVPSEQVGLIRPFTRGMNRLNRRERAALFGRDLCSVKPGDGAGEADG from the coding sequence GTGAGGTTGCCACCGCGCCCGCGTTCGATCCAGGCGCGTTACACGACGATCGTGACGGCGCTGCTGCTGGTGGTGCTGGTCGTGGTGAGCGTGAGTTCCGACCTGGCGATCCGGTACCGGATTCAGGACGACGTGTTCAAGAACGCCGAGCGGGTGGCCGGCCAGTGGAGCGCGGCGGCGCGTGACCGCACCGTGCCGGCTCCGATCCCGGCCTCGGCCGGCGCCGATCTCGTCCAGTTGGTGGACGCCCGGGGCACGGTGCTGGGGGCGAGCAGGCATGCGTGGGGTAGGCCGCCCCTGAGCACGATCCGGCCGCCGGCCGACGATCGTTTCCAGCGGCTGACCGGGAACGGTCTCATGCTGATGGCCATCCGGATCTCTCCCGCGGCGGACGCTCCGGTCGTCTACGCGGGCATCGCGGAGCCGCCTCTCCTGGGCGGGCACCTCCTGGAGTTCTACCTCGCCGCGGGCGCTCTCGCCCTGCTGGGCCTGGCGGGGTGGATGACGTGGTGGACGGTCGGCCGGACGCTGCGTCCGGTGGCGGCGATCCGGGCGCGGATGGCGGAGATCACGGTGGGTGATGCGAGCCTGCGGGTGCCGGTGCCGCAGGGAGAGGACGAGTTCGCGCTGCTGGCGCGTACCGCCAACCAGAGCCTGGAGCGGCTGGAAGGGGCGGTGGAGCAGCAGCGGCAGTTCGCCTCCACCACCTCCCACGAACTGCGGACTCCGATCACCGGGTTGCGCATGCAACTTGAGGAGGCGTTGCTGTACCCCGGCGAGGTCGATCCGATGGAGAGCATCCAGGGGGCGTTGACGGCGACCGGCCGGCTGGAGGCGATCGTCAACGATCTGTTGCTGCTGGCGCGGTTGCGGGTGGCCGAGCCCGCGGCCCGGGAGCTGATCGATCTGGGCAGGCTCGTGACCGAGGAGGCCACGCAGGGCACCGGGGTACCGGTGCATGTTCACGCGGCCTCCGGGGTGTGGGTCTCCGGCTCGCAGATCCGGCTGATCCGGGTGATCGGAAACCTGCTGAGCAACGCGCGCCGGCACGCCGCCACCGGTGTGGAGATCTCGGTGGGCGCGGTCGGCGATCATGCCGTGGTGACGGTGCTCGATGACGGCGCCGGGATCGCCCCGGGAGACCGGGAGCGGGTCTTCGAGCGTTTCACCCGCCTGGCCGACGGGCGTCGCCGCGACTCGGGCGGCAGCGGGCTCGGTCTGGCCATCTCCCGTGACATCGCCGAGGCCCACCACGGCACCCTGCGGATCGAGGATTCCACCCGGGGCGCCCGCTTCGTCCTGCGGCTCCCTCTGCTGCACGCCGGACGAACGGCCGGGAACCAGCCCGTGGAACCCGATTCCTCGGAGGAGCTGACGGGAACGGATCGCCCGAAGCCGGCGGGCACGAGCCGCCCTGCCGGGCAAGGAGCGGTCCCCTCCGAGCAGGTGGGATTGATTCGTCCTTTTACGCGGGGGATGAACCGCCTGAATCGACGTGAACGAGCCGCCCTGTTCGGCCGGGACCTCTGCTCGGTGAAACCGGGTGACGGCGCGGGGGAGGCGGACGGCTAG
- a CDS encoding helix-turn-helix transcriptional regulator: MDSENLLGEFLRARREVTTPRQVGLLHVGPRRTPGLRREEVAMLADVSTDYYIRLEQGRERHPSERVLCALVRVLDLGPDAAAHLYELAHPRTRPRRAVDEAERVGPDLLRLMRGWAYTPAFVCNRWMDVLATNMLADALFSGLEHGDNLVRAVFLDSAARTFYRDWEKVARSKVAHLRAATGADLDHPYLTELVDELSGESDDFRRMWARHDVVGKTHEAKRLHHHEVGDLTLTCELFNVGSAPGQQLHVFQAEPASPSEHALALLGSLAIMTP; encoded by the coding sequence ATGGACAGCGAGAATCTTCTTGGTGAATTCCTGCGTGCTCGACGCGAGGTCACCACTCCCAGACAGGTAGGGCTGTTGCACGTCGGTCCTCGCCGGACGCCGGGACTGCGCCGGGAGGAGGTGGCGATGCTGGCGGATGTCAGCACCGACTACTACATCCGTCTGGAGCAGGGACGCGAACGCCATCCGTCCGAGCGGGTGCTCTGCGCCCTGGTGCGGGTGCTGGATCTCGGACCTGACGCCGCGGCGCACCTGTACGAACTCGCCCACCCGAGGACACGGCCGCGCCGTGCGGTCGACGAAGCGGAGCGGGTGGGCCCGGACCTGCTGCGGCTGATGCGGGGCTGGGCGTACACCCCGGCGTTCGTCTGCAACCGCTGGATGGACGTACTGGCCACGAACATGCTGGCCGATGCTCTCTTCTCCGGACTGGAGCACGGAGACAACCTGGTCCGGGCGGTCTTCCTGGACTCCGCCGCACGCACGTTCTACCGGGACTGGGAGAAGGTCGCCCGTTCCAAGGTGGCACACCTGCGCGCGGCCACGGGAGCGGACCTCGACCACCCCTATCTGACCGAACTGGTCGACGAGCTCTCCGGCGAAAGCGATGACTTCCGCCGGATGTGGGCGCGTCATGACGTCGTCGGCAAGACCCACGAGGCCAAGCGCCTCCACCATCACGAGGTCGGCGACCTGACCCTCACCTGCGAGCTGTTCAACGTCGGCAGCGCTCCCGGCCAGCAACTGCACGTCTTCCAGGCCGAGCCCGCCAGCCCCTCCGAGCACGCCCTGGCCCTGCTGGGCAGCCTCGCCATCATGACGCCATGA